One Candidatus Goldiibacteriota bacterium genomic region harbors:
- the rpoZ gene encoding DNA-directed RNA polymerase subunit omega, whose product MKKIDFSSEDLTEKMPNKYAAVIVISNRAKEIRENPGEIDEKDRKVKPPVTAIKEFREGKLKFADFDLDIINVEKDK is encoded by the coding sequence ATGAAGAAGATAGATTTTTCAAGCGAGGATCTAACGGAAAAGATGCCGAACAAGTACGCGGCGGTTATTGTGATTTCAAACAGGGCAAAAGAAATAAGGGAGAATCCCGGTGAGATTGATGAAAAAGACAGAAAAGTAAAACCCCCGGTTACCGCGATAAAAGAATTCAGGGAAGGCAAGCTTAAATTTGCCGATTTTGACCTTGATATAATCAACGTGGAAAAAGATAAATAA
- the gmk gene encoding guanylate kinase: MTKGLIFVISAPSGAGKTTVTSGFLKNRGDFTVSVSATTRQPRAGEKNGEHYYFYTRDEFKKLIRKGEFLEYARVLDNFYGTPKKPLIKSTQEGKNVIMDVDIQGAKNLKKKLKDKCVTIFIIPPSLTELENRLKNRKTESEEDLKKRIELGKKEMLERKKYDYIIINDSVDNAVKYLDYIVNLEIQEKGGSK, from the coding sequence ATGACAAAAGGCCTCATATTTGTAATATCGGCGCCGTCGGGCGCCGGCAAGACTACGGTTACAAGCGGGTTTTTAAAGAATCGCGGTGATTTTACGGTTTCTGTTTCCGCCACGACAAGGCAGCCGCGGGCGGGCGAAAAAAACGGCGAGCATTATTATTTTTACACGCGGGATGAATTTAAAAAACTTATAAGAAAAGGCGAGTTTCTTGAATATGCCAGGGTGCTTGATAATTTTTACGGCACTCCCAAGAAACCCTTAATAAAAAGCACGCAAGAGGGTAAAAATGTAATAATGGACGTGGACATACAGGGCGCGAAAAACCTTAAGAAAAAACTTAAGGATAAATGCGTGACCATTTTTATCATTCCGCCTTCTCTGACGGAACTTGAAAACAGGCTGAAGAACAGAAAAACAGAGTCTGAAGAGGATTTGAAAAAAAGGATAGAGCTTGGAAAAAAAGAAATGCTTGAAAGAAAAAAGTACGATTACATAATAATAAATGACAGCGTGGACAACGCGGTTAAATACCTTGACTACATAGTCAACCTTGAAATACAGGAAAAAGGAGGCAGTAAATGA
- a CDS encoding DUF370 domain-containing protein, producing the protein MELLNLGFDNAVVASRVISIIAVNSTPVRRMIETAGNAGRLIDATHGKKVKSVVITDSGHYIICAIQPETLGGRLENVKQEKKQLKEAAKEKPKEKEPDKK; encoded by the coding sequence ATGGAGCTCTTGAATTTAGGTTTTGATAACGCGGTGGTGGCATCAAGGGTAATTTCTATAATTGCCGTCAATTCCACCCCGGTCAGGCGCATGATAGAAACGGCGGGAAACGCGGGCAGGTTAATTGACGCTACGCACGGCAAAAAAGTAAAGTCCGTAGTTATTACCGACAGCGGGCATTACATAATCTGCGCCATACAGCCGGAAACTCTTGGCGGAAGGCTTGAAAATGTAAAACAGGAAAAGAAGCAGTTAAAGGAAGCGGCAAAAGAAAAACCAAAAGAAAAGGAACCGGATAAAAAATGA
- a CDS encoding YicC family protein has product MSYSMTGWGTFRAQGYSINLRGLNSKYKEVVLHLPSEFFAAEPYIYKFLNEKINRGRIDLYVNIEKNNAAKKVETDEKLFKSAYAALKKLYKTAGIKQEVPASLIIERVEGIVKTETVGGASYTWEKVKPAIEDAFEDFMKMKKKEGTRLLADIGKRASFIDAEAKKIKTHFETFKEEYIQKTRERLSKILEGKEAKSFLSLDVVEALDKHNITEELVRISSHIKQLEVFISSGEVAGRKIDFLAQELYREVNTIASKVSNPAVSHSVISIKETTEKIREQAQNLE; this is encoded by the coding sequence ATGTCTTACAGCATGACAGGATGGGGAACATTCCGCGCGCAGGGATATTCCATAAATTTAAGAGGGCTTAATTCAAAGTATAAAGAAGTGGTGCTGCATCTGCCTTCCGAGTTTTTCGCGGCAGAGCCGTATATATATAAATTTCTGAATGAAAAGATAAACAGGGGAAGAATAGACCTTTATGTGAACATAGAAAAAAACAATGCTGCAAAAAAAGTGGAAACAGACGAAAAACTTTTTAAATCCGCTTACGCTGCTTTAAAGAAACTTTATAAGACGGCGGGCATTAAACAGGAAGTCCCCGCGTCACTTATCATTGAAAGGGTTGAAGGGATTGTAAAGACAGAAACCGTTGGCGGCGCTTCATATACATGGGAGAAAGTAAAACCCGCAATTGAAGACGCTTTTGAAGATTTTATGAAGATGAAAAAGAAAGAAGGAACCCGGCTTCTTGCTGATATAGGCAAAAGGGCGTCTTTTATAGATGCCGAAGCTAAAAAGATAAAAACACACTTTGAAACTTTCAAGGAAGAATACATACAGAAAACCCGCGAGCGCCTTTCCAAGATACTTGAAGGCAAAGAGGCAAAAAGTTTTTTAAGCCTGGATGTGGTGGAAGCGCTGGATAAGCACAATATAACCGAAGAACTTGTAAGGATAAGTTCGCATATAAAGCAGCTGGAAGTGTTCATAAGTTCCGGTGAAGTGGCGGGAAGAAAGATAGACTTTCTGGCGCAGGAACTTTACAGGGAAGTAAACACCATAGCTTCAAAAGTGTCAAACCCGGCGGTTTCTCACAGCGTTATATCCATAAAGGAAACCACGGAAAAGATAAGAGAACAGGCGCAGAATCTGGAATAG